CCCATCTAACCGAAATGGAGGAGGTCAAAACGCTTGAACAGGCCCGAGAGGCAGCCGGAATTCTGGTGGAGAAGGGAGCCAAGAGCGTGATCATCACCATGGGCGACCAGGGAGCGGTTTACATGTCCAAGAAGAACCGCGATATGTGCACCCATGTGCCCGCCTCCGATGTGCCGCACCTGGCCGACTCCTCGGGGGCGGGCGATGCCTTTCTGGGCAGCTTGGCCTATCACATCGCCCGGTTCCCCAAGCTGACTCCAGAGCATCACATCAGTGCGGCCAACTCCTGTGCCGCATTATCCCTGGGTCGCCGCGGCACCCAGCCCAGTTTTCCGGGCAAGGAGAGCGCCAAAAATGATCTGTGCTTCATGACGCCCACTTTCAATGTCATACCACCGCCCAATCCGGAAGCTGAGCAGGAATCTGAGGAGGCTGCAGCCTCAGCACCAAAACCAGTAGCCCCAGCAGAAGAACCTCCAGAGCCAGTGGCTGAAGAAAcaccaccaccgcctcctGAAGAGCCTGTCGCCGAAGCGGAGGCACCTCCACCACCTGCTCCTCCACAGCAGGAACCTGTGGTAGCTGCAGCTCCTCCACCTCCCCAGCCCGAAGAACCACCAAAAGCTTCGGAGACCGCTGATGAGCCTCGAAAAACAGTGGAACGCACCTCTAACGAACCTGCAAAGCCCGTAGATACCACTAATGAACCGCCCTCTAATAAAACATAATGAACAATATTTTAACGCTAATCAAAATgtcacttaaaattattaaaaacctaTAATTAAGGGAGCAaaatttccttgtttttatacccttgcagagggtattatgatttcagtcagaagtttgcaacgcagtgaaggagacgtttccgaccccataaagtatatatattcttgatcagcatcactggacgagtcgatctagccatgtccgtctgaccgtctgtccgtctgtctgtttctacgcaaactagtctctcagtttttgagctatcgggatgaaactttcccaaaagtctttattctattgcaggtagtatatatgtcggaaccgaccggatcggacaactatatcttatagctcccataggaaggatcggaaaagaaaacgtttaaaaaattctagcttcggtgtttttttgaaatattaccttctacttttggggatgttattttttaaatatttgtgaatttcgaattaaatatttaaaaaatcggactaatatatcatatagctgccataggaacgatcggaaaattaatggaaaagtaataggaaataaattctagcttccttggtttttattgtattatcttctactctaggacatgactctttttaaatatttccgaatttcaattttaatttgattaaaatcggacgactatatcgtatagctgccataggaacgatcggaaaattaatgagattaatgaaattaattgaacatttttgcgatttgttaattaataggaatgatctgcaagggtatttaagcttcggctggccgaagctagcttcctttcttgtttgtaatagaaatattttttaaataaaaggttACCTTTAAGAAACTATGaattacttgtattttttatagatcTTCTAAATTAATTAGGTTTATAAAATGCATGAATTAACGACCTACTTTTAAtcaattttctgttttgttcCATTCTAACTTTGAAAATGTTCTCTTCATTGCAGCAATCAAAGTCCCACGGCTGAAGGCTCCTTAAAAATGGAACTTGTGGAGGCGAACAGTCCCGAATTGATCAAGGATCAGCCGGATGCAGACAATATCAAGATGTTCGTGGGCCAAATACCAAAGACCTGGGACGAGACGAGGCTGCGGCAAATGTTCGAGCAGTTCGGACCCGTGCACACATTGAATGTGCTGCGGGACAAGGTCACATCGATTAGCAGAGGTGAGTCTCAGTCGACGTCTCACAAGATGGAAACCTTGGCTCTGGGGCATACAAATGGGCGGATTATTCGGGGAGGGTTCGACGGTTCCATGAAATTTTACAATGTCCATCAATTCCGGGTCCCCGGGCTGTGCGAATAAACATCAAGTAATATGATTATGCTGATGGCGAACCCATCAACATTAAAACCTGCTCCCAGCACAGGTGTTGAGGGCAGGAATGCGGTGTTGGCCAAAGTTTTAGCCAGGGTAATTGGCCACAATTGTGCGTGTATAAACGGGAAAAACTTCCACACACTCGCAGAGTGGCAGCCTGGGAGACTGGCAGGATGCAGGACATGAGCATGTTGCTCTGGTTAATTTTTGGCTGTATTAGAATAATATGCGCATTTGCTTGCAAACTTTCCTCGAAAGCGAAAAGGTAAATTCCATTATGCATATTTATGGTCTAGAGGGGTTGATCCTGGTCGAAAGTGTGCATATGGGTGGATTAATCCTCGGAGCAAGGTGTTCGAGCACGGCTAACTCGATGATATCCACCAAGGGAGGCGTGCGGCTTATGTGGCTGCCAGTCGGAGGAGGATTATAATTTAATCTTCGTAATGGAGCAGTGGATAGTTTAGATGGGTCAGAAGAGGTTGGTTGTGTACTAACTTTCCGGAAGTTGTTTCGTAAGTAATCCgataaaagtataaaagtaTTGGCgggcaaacaaatattaagaGGGAAGGTGATACAAATAAGACAGTTTATTGAATTATAGGGGACTATCAATATGTCTatatagaaaaaagaaatcaaagttattttaattatatctcAAAAGGAATTTTTTCAACTATAATGCtaaacttaaagttaaatgaaaattaatcgAATTTgcaaggaaaaaaattaatatttttgggaaaagtATAGATAGAAATATATCTATAGTATTTAGTCTCAACCTCACGCAGTCCGTAGTCTCCATTATATTTTGTCCATGTCCCATTTGCTCCGCATGGCTTGCATGAAACTCTCGTCCAGTGTCCAAAATTCTGCATGCCAATATAGATCTATATCTATCTAGACTTAAGACTCGATCAATCTGTCCCAGATGCATGATGAACAAATGCTACAAACTAATAGTTATTTAAGTAagagcttaactttgtaaTGGTCCCCAGTAAATAATACCTAATGCATCcgataaatttatatatatatagtcaagtatatataaatatataatgttCGTTCTGTATCATATGTTCTGTGCTACTGTCTATCGATTCGTTTGATTTGTATTCGATTTGTATTCGATTGTTTCATTTTCGTTTGCAGGGTGCTGTTTTGTCACCTACTATACAAGAAAAGCGGCCCTGCGCGCCCAGGATGCGTTGCACAACATCAAGACCTTGGATGGGGTAAGTACCTCCCAACACCCAACACCCtacacccaccacccactcacacacacagtccAATAAATACACCCCCTATGCCATCTATGTAGCTTTGAGTTATGCCCGTTTTCCTGTTCTCTGTGTCCATGTATGTGTGCATTTCTTTTCGTACTTGCGTATGTATGtgtgcgcgtgtgtgtgtgcctctTCTTCGTAGTTCACATACACATATGTATACCCAGTACAGTTTACTGTTTGTGCGCCCTTTTGAATAATACAGCTTGAGAAAGTCAACCGCTTGCTACCCGATCGATCGATGACATACTTTCAGCGCATGGTTTTTGGTGGGGGATCGGGGGTATTGGAGGGGTTTCGGGGTTCAGGGTCCGGGAAACATTGGCGGACTATTGGTGTATGGCCAACACAAAATGTAATCATCAGTCAATTAGTGGATTCAATTATTGAGGACAATCTCATTGTTAACGTATTAAATGAAGCGTTCCACGCACAAGCAAACACACTAAGATTGCAGGGCGGATTGGATCACCGGGGGCAAGTGGGATTGGGGTAGCTCCACCGAATGGATGTGACCCTGCACAGTGGTTCAATAACTAGAATTAACTATTTGGTGAGAGTCTATCTATCATCAGCGATTTGTTACATAGTAGAAACTGGAAGTGGAtgatattaaacattttcagttttattattaaatatttattttaaagtacatCCAATacctattaaattatatacacCAGTGAGCTTTTGCCTTACTTATTTTGCAAataataggggagagtgggggaatttcgtcattattttttcaaagctattttttgtccatcttgagactcgttatcatatttctatttttattgttgaaagcggttagcaccaagctttaaaatgtgacattcccctatttttttaattagcttggtgatttataaaaaaattaaatgtaaaaccaatatactggggcaatctcaccacacaggggggtaaaatcaccacacaactggggaaatttcgtcacctgaaaaatgtagggagtttaacgcctaaaaatatgctacactgatcaagcgtaccatttttgttgacgtcctatatgtgttgctgctgctggtagtctgttcgttagccagctcgtcaaatataaaaatatgtatttaaaataggtgcgaatttacccttagcgtagggtggcgaaatttccccagaccgtacttttttagaaataattatttttcttgcgaaattaggcgcgaagttaaaaatcactgacgcagaaatgcacattatagcactgtgtattatataaaaaatcgtgtatcttattccttttgaattgtggcatacagaaaaaatttcg
The genomic region above belongs to Drosophila takahashii strain IR98-3 E-12201 chromosome 2L, DtakHiC1v2, whole genome shotgun sequence and contains:
- the LOC108067542 gene encoding ribokinase, giving the protein MGKPLDVVVFGSANIEYITYVAALPKPGELVAGTYMETCFGGKAANQCVAAAKLGASTALVAKLGKDESGDDYLNHLQQHEVDVKHVEQVKNNPTGMSEIAVSDEGEQYKINVAGANAFLTGKDVSRAKKSFQAAKVLLCQLEADMNATMCALRQFKGVSILHMSPLRKDIPAGMIVLPTILVVNQEAAAHLTEMEEVKTLEQAREAAGILVEKGAKSVIITMGDQGAVYMSKKNRDMCTHVPASDVPHLADSSGAGDAFLGSLAYHIARFPKLTPEHHISAANSCAALSLGRRGTQPSFPGKESAKNDLCFMTPTFNVIPPPNPEAEQESEEAAASAPKPVAPAEEPPEPVAEETPPPPPEEPVAEAEAPPPPAPPQQEPVVAAAPPPPQPEEPPKASETADEPRKTVERTSNEPAKPVDTTNEPPSNKT